The following are encoded together in the Oryzias melastigma strain HK-1 linkage group LG17, ASM292280v2, whole genome shotgun sequence genome:
- the camk2n1a gene encoding calcium/calmodulin-dependent protein kinase II inhibitor 1a has product MSEVLPYNESKMNGYGADSEVSQMSFGCGMQDTSAFFASSQAKRPPKLGQIGRAKRVVIEDDRIDEVLKGMTDKSSPGV; this is encoded by the exons ATGTCTGAGGTGCTGCCATACAACGAGAGCAAAATGAACGGCTACGGCGCGGACAGCGAGGTCAGCCAGATGTCCTTTGGCTGCGGGATGCAGGACACAAGCGCCTTTTTCGCCTCGTCGCAGGCGAAAAGACCCCCGAAGCTCGGACAGATCGGCAGAGCCAAGCGAG TGGTCATCGAGGACGACCGAATAGATGAGGTCCTGAAGGGGATGACGGACAAGTCTTCACCTGGCGTTTAA